Within the Garra rufa chromosome 16, GarRuf1.0, whole genome shotgun sequence genome, the region TTGTGACTCCAAACGTCTGATGTGAACTCTGACGGATTTCCCTGTAAACAGCAAGAAGGCTGTGTGTGGTGTTAGTCTGGTTTCTGGATGAGTTTGTGCCGTTCACCACGGCTCATATCAGAGAGCTTTCAGCGGCGCAGTAGTCTGAGATTCATGGATCATTGAGAAACACATTAGTGAGGTCAGACAGAATGGAGGTGGATGAGAGGTGGCTGGAGGACACAAGAGTCAAGAGCTCCAGCTCTGCAGGACTCCAGCTGTGTTTGATACGACTGTCAGTGGTAGAACATCACCATCTACTGTCTGAACACTCTCACAGCCTCTAACAACATGCAACTGAAATTCAGCTGATAGGCTCACACAATATAATGTGATTAGCTAGATACTGCATAAAACTGAAAAGAAATTGCATACAATTTATAGTTATTCTGGTAAGAACAAACAGCAAAACAAATTAAACTCTACCACAGAACAGGATGAAGAACTTAACCTGAGCAGCTGTCTTCATTTATAAACCTTGTATATTCAACAACAATTATTTCAAAAGAGCTAAAGGTGCATCACTTTTGAATCAGTGTTTGATGTGACGCTGTCGTCTGTGTTTGGATCTTCACGGGGGTTTGAGATGTCCATCTGCTGCCCATTGATCCTGGAAACAATAAATATGCATTAAAACTTACtgcatacgtgtgtgtgtgtgtgtgtgtgtgtgtgtgtgtgtgtgtgtgtgtgtgtgtgtgtgtgtgtgtgtgtgtgtgtgtgtgtgcacatgaaAGCAATAAAAGTACATGGTGTTCTCCTTTAGACAGGGTTAGTAATGTGAGTGTGTGTCCATGTACCTGCTGTGAGGTGAGTTTGAGCAGGTCTTCATACAGTCTTTTCCATCGGTCCACCTCAGCCTGGAGGTCAGACATTGCCTTAACATCCCACCTGTGAGAAATTATAGCAAATGTGTAAAtagaattaatattaaaattaaaatagcaaaataaaataaaaatttaagtacacaaaataaaataaatgagtgACCTGCTGCAGGGTTCTAGACGACTGGAGTGCACAGTATTCCTGATAGAATCTAACTCCACCTGTAACCTGTTCACCTGCAGCTCCAGGGACTCCTTCTCACCTGACAGACAGTCCTTaaacctgcacacacacacacacacacacacacacacacacacacacatgttgggtttacatgttttatggggacattccataggcgtaatggtttttatactgtacaaaccgtactttctatcaccctacacctaaacctagccctcacaggagattgtgcacacttttacttcatcaaaaaaactcattgtgcatgatttataagcctgtttcctcatggggacctgagaaatgtccccacaaggtcaaaatctactggtattactatccttgtggggacatttggtccccataacgtgataaataTCAGGTACAAAGCAGAGGAATATACAAACTGAACCAACTGAGTCATTTACCCTGGAACAGCTCCAATTAATTCAAACGTGAATCGCGTGAATTGAAtaatttgatctgaatcaaatgattcgcaaacccaagtcctgatctgaatcaaatgattcctgcTCTGGGGTTGATTCACGACCCACGCTCCAAAGTCTCATCTAAATAATGATTCGCCAACCATtatttcagatcggaacttctggGTGTGGAGCGAGAATCACAATTCGTGAAATGATTCAAACCCGCtcgtttcgatctaaatcaaatgattcgcgatccgcgcTTCAAAGTCCCATTTTaataatgattcgtgaaccatgattttagatcggaactttgaaacgCATTCATTATATAGCCTAATCATGCATAATCATTTAATACGAGAAATGATTccaaaatgattcacgaacccgcaccaaagtcccgatctgaagcGAATCAGTATTCAGATGGGATTCGGAGcgcatatcgtgaatcattttagATCGGATCTTCAGAGCGGAATAATTGCGCGAATTAAATAATTCATAGGCTACTTCGGAGCgtgaatcacgaatcatttgattcagggtGGATTCACGAATCGTTTCGTGAATCTTTCTTGTTTTCTTCTTGTTTCTTATTAAACAGTTCAAAGCATTAagacagtacagttataaaatcTAAACTAAGAAAAAATAAAGGAAATATACACAAATACATCCCTTAAAAATAATGCCATTATGTCCCCACCAATGCTAAAATCAAACCTACGCtcttgagtgtgtttgtgtgtttatgaaAAGAAGCGATCAGAACCTCTTGACGCAGCTCATCCACCTCCGCTGCTGCTCGCACAGCCACTCGAACTGTTCGGCCGTTTGACGGAGTTTGCCGAGACTCTCCGAGTTCTCCCGCCGCAGTTCCTCTACAGTGCTCTGGTGGGCGCTGCGCTGATCGCACAGATCCTGCTGCAGCGCTTCATGCGACATCTGGAGCTCCATCAGCTCGAGCGATTTACTGATCAATAGAACAATATTAATAACAGTCGTGAGAAAATTCGACAGAAAATTTCGGCGGGCAGAAAAAGCCACAATATCTAGTGTGTTGATGTATGAAGCACAACAAACACAGAAGTTACTTTACAAACATAGCCAAGCAAATTTCTGTGTTTTAGTTTAGAGAATCCTTCGTCCTCACACGAAATTCCCGATAACGTGAATCTACCATAATGATTATATAATTTCAGATCCCAAAAAGTTAATTTAGCATGTTATATTAACAAATGTAGCTACACTTACAAACAGTAAGCCTTttttgtatttcttaaaaaaaatgaaacatttgaaTACAATATAACTTTGTTTAAAACACACACTTAGAACCTGTCATTTGCACTGTTCATGTAAATACATAATCAGCTTTTAGAGAAGAGTGGACTGATAATTTGTGTTTGTACATGGACAAAAAAGCTTAACTTTCTGATTTCCCACCTGTCTAGCTGCATCTCTAGATCCTGTATTTTCTGAGTCTCCTCACTGAGCTGCGTCTCCTGGACCTCAGCCTGCTGAGCCCTGAGCTGAGCCTCGTGGTGCAGCTCGTCCACCAGGCCCATGAGCTGCGTCTCTGAGCCCTGCAGCTGCTGTAAATCACAGCTCACCTGCTCCAGCTGAAGACACAGCAGTGAGGCGTCCCTCCGGCGCTCCTCTGTCACAGAGATCAAACGCTGCTGCAGGAGATCGGCCTGCTCCTGCCAGCACAACACACAGAGTATAATAGTGCATACGCTATATAATAGCATTGTTTGCAATGTTGCAACAATAACCTTTCCATAAAGTAgttcaaataaaaatgttctgAAAATGTGCTCAAACTCAGGACATCCAaaattaggatgagtttgtttcttcatcagatttggaagaatgtgtcattccatcactgtctcaccaatggctcctctgcagtgaatgggtgccgtcagaatgagagtccaaacagctgataaaaacatcacaataatccataataacccagtccagtccatcagttaacatcttgagaagacaaaagcttcAAGACGTTTTTAAtgtctgcacagatcaagcactgcttACAaatcaaaacagctctaaacaaatatgcggctggattttgatgtgagaaacaaAAGGAGGAAGCGTTATTACGAATTATGGATgacttaatgatggatttgtttcagcttttgtcttctccagatgttaactgatagactggagtgggttcttgtgattattgtgatgtttttatca harbors:
- the LOC141287857 gene encoding uncharacterized protein produces the protein MEGLSVRVCQKEQLFVELSIKYEQLLERFRKQQEQADLLQQRLISVTEERRRDASLLCLQLEQVSCDLQQLQGSETQLMGLVDELHHEAQLRAQQAEVQETQLSEETQKIQDLEMQLDSKSLELMELQMSHEALQQDLCDQRSAHQSTVEELRRENSESLGKLRQTAEQFEWLCEQQRRWMSCVKRFKDCLSGEKESLELQVNRLQVELDSIRNTVHSSRLEPCSRWDVKAMSDLQAEVDRWKRLYEDLLKLTSQQDQWAADGHLKPP